The Haloplanus salinarum genome includes a region encoding these proteins:
- a CDS encoding DUF7118 family protein, with protein MSGEGADEGEDAAATLRAARAKLDDARAAVADHGEERLRTVREAHREATGLLDRYEGRATGTGDFAAFVEFQEAFVQLTEGLDDDLPARSAFEAANDLLDQRRLGEDDFERARAELAPAAELAGLLEAREEARADFEAARRDARRRLRDLGERIDSLERLRRLGEADLDAPVERLRDPVEEYNDAVRGAWAEFRREASAREVFSVVEASRAYPLAALPETPPDLRSYVMEAPAGEESIPTLLEYADYSNSKLSHYVEDPAALRTRVGTHRTYLERLDADPLTVSWPPPDAESLRYRASELVSVVARFAPESVVAAARRLRDLPGRIDYDRLRESALARDELDERERERLEQGAVEEELTAAREERDRIEAALAETETDG; from the coding sequence ATGAGCGGGGAGGGCGCGGACGAGGGCGAGGACGCGGCCGCCACCCTGCGGGCGGCCCGAGCGAAACTCGACGACGCCCGGGCGGCCGTCGCGGACCACGGCGAGGAGCGACTCCGGACGGTCCGGGAGGCCCACCGCGAGGCGACGGGGCTGCTCGACCGGTACGAGGGTCGGGCGACCGGCACCGGCGACTTCGCGGCGTTCGTCGAGTTCCAGGAGGCGTTCGTCCAGTTGACCGAAGGGCTCGACGACGACCTGCCGGCGCGGTCGGCCTTCGAGGCGGCGAACGACCTGCTCGACCAGCGGCGCCTCGGCGAGGACGACTTCGAGCGGGCACGGGCGGAGCTGGCGCCCGCAGCAGAGCTCGCCGGCCTGCTCGAAGCGCGGGAGGAGGCCCGGGCGGACTTCGAGGCGGCCCGCCGGGACGCCCGGCGACGCCTCCGTGATCTGGGGGAGCGGATCGACTCGCTGGAGCGCCTGCGGCGGTTGGGCGAGGCTGACCTCGACGCGCCGGTCGAGCGCCTGCGCGACCCGGTCGAGGAGTACAACGACGCGGTACGCGGGGCCTGGGCCGAGTTCCGGCGCGAGGCGAGCGCCCGCGAGGTGTTCAGCGTCGTCGAGGCGAGCCGGGCCTACCCGCTCGCGGCTCTCCCCGAAACGCCGCCGGACCTTCGATCGTACGTGATGGAGGCGCCCGCGGGCGAGGAGTCCATCCCGACGCTCCTGGAGTACGCGGACTACTCGAACTCGAAGCTCTCACACTACGTCGAGGACCCCGCGGCCCTGCGGACGCGGGTCGGCACCCACCGGACCTACCTCGAACGCCTCGACGCCGACCCGCTGACGGTGTCGTGGCCGCCGCCGGACGCCGAGTCACTGCGGTACCGGGCTTCGGAACTCGTCTCGGTCGTCGCCCGCTTCGCCCCCGAGTCGGTCGTCGCCGCGGCGCGACGCCTCCGTGACCTGCCCGGCCGGATCGACTACGACCGCCTCCGTGAGTCGGCGCTCGCCCGCGACGAACTGGACGAACGGGAGCGCGAGCGGCTGGAACAGGGGGCCGTCGAGGAGGAGTTGACGGCCGCCCGCGAGGAACGCGACCGGATCGAGGCGGCGCTCGCGGAGACCGAGACGGACGGCTAG
- the hisI gene encoding phosphoribosyl-AMP cyclohydrolase translates to MTADADVDVDVDFGADGLVPAVAQDADSGEVLMLAYVSPTALERTRETGRAHYYSRSRDELWEKGATSGHVQRVEEVRVDCDADALLYLVDQEGGACHTGHRSCFHRTVEGETVGERVFDPDDVYDDG, encoded by the coding sequence ATGACCGCCGACGCCGACGTCGACGTGGACGTTGATTTCGGAGCCGACGGCCTCGTCCCGGCCGTCGCACAGGACGCCGACTCGGGCGAGGTGTTGATGCTCGCGTACGTCTCGCCGACGGCGCTCGAACGCACCCGCGAGACGGGACGGGCACACTACTACTCCCGGAGCCGGGACGAACTCTGGGAGAAGGGAGCGACCAGCGGGCACGTCCAGCGCGTCGAGGAGGTGCGGGTCGACTGTGACGCCGACGCCCTGCTCTATCTGGTCGACCAAGAGGGTGGCGCCTGTCACACCGGCCACCGCTCCTGTTTCCACCGGACCGTCGAGGGCGAGACGGTCGGCGAGCGGGTCTTCGACCCCGACGACGTCTACGACGACGGATGA
- a CDS encoding A24 family peptidase produces the protein MLAATTDLLRLIAVPALGWAAWRDVRTRRLPNWLWYPLLVVGLLTLAWDALGHLPVAGVDDRLFLVRVGISLLVVVPLAYGLWWIGGFGGADAKAMMTLAVLFPTYPVFYLASGAYPAVVTDVGVFSMTILTNAVLVGLAYPVYLGVRNGLRGDRGTVMFLGRRTEVSALPAEHGRLFETTEGFTRGGLDLDALRMYLRWRGTTLDALRAAPAAHRDPERVGETFEPTDGAVDADVTAAERPTSAGSTGEGDTAPDADHDDPWAAERFLDEIEGSAYGTTPETLREGLRVVTTRDSVWISPGVPFIVPLFLGLCLALTYGDVLFGLLGALGVV, from the coding sequence ATGCTCGCGGCGACGACGGACCTGCTGCGGTTGATCGCGGTGCCGGCGCTCGGGTGGGCGGCCTGGCGCGACGTGCGTACCCGTCGCCTCCCGAACTGGCTCTGGTATCCGTTGCTCGTGGTCGGCCTCCTGACGCTCGCGTGGGACGCGCTCGGCCACCTCCCGGTCGCGGGCGTCGACGACCGCCTCTTTCTGGTCCGGGTGGGGATCAGCCTCCTCGTCGTCGTCCCCCTCGCCTACGGTCTCTGGTGGATCGGGGGGTTCGGCGGCGCCGACGCCAAGGCGATGATGACCCTCGCCGTCCTCTTTCCGACATACCCGGTCTTCTACCTCGCCAGCGGCGCTTACCCCGCGGTGGTCACGGACGTCGGCGTCTTCTCGATGACGATCCTGACGAACGCGGTGCTGGTCGGCCTGGCCTACCCCGTCTACCTCGGCGTCCGCAACGGCCTGCGGGGCGACCGGGGGACCGTCATGTTCCTCGGCCGCCGGACCGAGGTGTCCGCGCTCCCGGCGGAGCACGGCCGCCTGTTCGAGACGACCGAGGGGTTCACGCGGGGAGGCCTCGACCTCGACGCGCTGCGGATGTACCTTCGGTGGCGGGGCACCACGCTGGACGCGCTCCGGGCGGCGCCGGCAGCCCACCGCGACCCCGAACGCGTCGGGGAGACGTTCGAGCCGACGGACGGGGCGGTCGACGCCGATGTGACAGCCGCCGAGCGACCGACGTCGGCGGGGAGCACGGGCGAGGGCGACACCGCTCCGGACGCCGACCATGACGACCCGTGGGCGGCCGAGCGCTTCCTCGACGAGATAGAGGGGAGCGCCTACGGGACGACCCCCGAGACGCTCCGGGAGGGGTTGCGGGTGGTGACGACCCGCGACTCGGTGTGGATCTCGCCCGGCGTCCCCTTCATCGTCCCGCTCTTTCTGGGGCTCTGTCTCGCCCTGACCTACGGTGACGTCCTCTTCGGCCTGCTCGGCGCCCTCGGCGTCGTGTGA
- the fer gene encoding ferredoxin Fer, producing the protein MPTVEYLNYEVMDDHGWEMDDDDLFEKAADADLEDVDYGSLEVNEGEYVLEAAEAQGYDWPFSCRAGACANCAAIVQEGDLDMDMQQILSDEEVEEKDVRLTCIGSPAADEVKLVYNAKHLDYLQNRVI; encoded by the coding sequence ATGCCCACGGTAGAATACCTCAATTACGAAGTAATGGACGATCACGGCTGGGAAATGGACGACGACGACCTCTTCGAGAAGGCCGCCGACGCCGACCTCGAGGACGTCGACTACGGCTCCCTCGAAGTCAACGAGGGCGAGTACGTCCTCGAAGCCGCCGAGGCGCAAGGCTACGACTGGCCCTTCTCGTGCCGTGCCGGCGCCTGTGCGAACTGTGCGGCCATCGTCCAGGAGGGCGACCTCGACATGGACATGCAGCAGATCCTCTCCGACGAGGAAGTCGAAGAGAAGGACGTCCGGCTGACCTGCATCGGTAGCCCGGCGGCCGACGAGGTGAAGCTGGTCTACAACGCCAAGCACCTCGACTACCTGCAGAACCGCGTCATCTGA
- the lpdA gene encoding dihydrolipoyl dehydrogenase, whose amino-acid sequence MVVGDVTTGTEVLVIGAGPGGYVAAIRAAQRDLDVTLVERDAYGGVCLNRGCIPSKAYITATDVAHDAATAEEMGIHADPAVDLGGMHEWKEGVVDRLTGGVEKLCKANGVTLLDGTATFVDEGTVRVEHEGEGQGSETVAFEHCIVSTGSRPVALPGFDFADEPVLDSADLLSLTTVPDRLVVVGAGYIGMELSTVFAKLGSDVTVVEMLDDVLPGYEDDISRIVRKRAESLGVDFHFGEGASGWRDAADGGIVVTTETEDGTESTYGADRVLVAVGRDPVTGPLDPGAAGLEPTEEGFLATDERCETDVEGIYAVGDVAGEPMLAHAASAEGIVAAEAIAGEPAAFDARAIPAAVFTDPEIATVGLTADEAAREGYDPVVGEMPFNASGRALTTGETEGFVRVVASADGFLLGAQIVGPEASELIAEPTLAIEMGARLEDVAATVHTHPTLSEATMEAVENALGQAIHTLNR is encoded by the coding sequence ATGGTCGTCGGAGACGTGACTACCGGAACGGAAGTACTGGTCATCGGCGCGGGGCCGGGCGGCTACGTCGCCGCCATCCGCGCCGCCCAGCGCGACCTCGACGTCACGCTGGTGGAACGCGACGCGTACGGCGGCGTCTGTCTCAACCGCGGCTGTATCCCCTCGAAGGCGTACATCACGGCGACGGACGTCGCCCACGACGCCGCGACGGCCGAGGAGATGGGGATCCACGCCGACCCCGCGGTCGACCTCGGAGGCATGCACGAGTGGAAGGAGGGCGTCGTCGACCGGCTCACCGGCGGCGTCGAGAAGCTGTGTAAGGCCAACGGCGTGACCCTGCTCGACGGGACCGCGACGTTCGTCGACGAGGGGACCGTCCGCGTCGAGCACGAGGGGGAGGGACAGGGCTCGGAGACCGTCGCCTTCGAACACTGCATCGTCTCGACGGGGAGCCGACCCGTCGCACTCCCCGGGTTCGACTTCGCTGACGAGCCGGTTCTGGATTCGGCCGACCTGCTCTCGCTCACGACGGTCCCGGATCGGCTGGTCGTCGTCGGCGCCGGCTACATCGGGATGGAGCTGTCGACGGTGTTCGCCAAACTGGGGAGCGACGTGACCGTCGTGGAGATGCTCGACGACGTCCTCCCGGGGTACGAGGACGACATCTCGCGGATCGTCCGGAAGCGCGCCGAGTCGCTGGGCGTCGACTTCCACTTCGGCGAGGGGGCGAGCGGGTGGCGCGACGCCGCCGACGGCGGGATCGTCGTCACCACGGAGACCGAAGACGGCACCGAGTCGACCTACGGCGCCGACCGGGTGCTGGTCGCGGTGGGACGGGACCCGGTGACCGGCCCGCTCGACCCGGGGGCGGCGGGGCTGGAGCCGACCGAGGAGGGCTTCCTGGCGACCGACGAGCGGTGCGAGACGGACGTCGAGGGGATCTACGCCGTCGGCGACGTGGCGGGGGAGCCGATGCTCGCACACGCCGCCTCGGCGGAGGGGATCGTCGCGGCGGAGGCCATCGCGGGCGAACCGGCGGCGTTCGACGCGCGGGCGATCCCGGCGGCGGTGTTCACCGATCCCGAAATCGCGACCGTCGGCCTGACCGCGGACGAGGCGGCGAGGGAGGGCTACGACCCGGTGGTCGGCGAGATGCCCTTCAACGCCAGCGGGCGGGCGCTGACGACCGGCGAGACCGAGGGGTTCGTCCGCGTGGTCGCGAGCGCGGACGGCTTCCTGCTCGGCGCACAGATCGTCGGCCCCGAGGCCTCGGAGTTGATCGCCGAACCGACGCTTGCCATCGAGATGGGCGCCCGGCTGGAGGACGTGGCGGCGACGGTCCACACGCATCCGACGCTCTCGGAGGCGACGATGGAGGCCGTCGAGAACGCCCTCGGGCAGGCGATCCACACCCTGAACCGGTAG
- the glyA gene encoding serine hydroxymethyltransferase, protein MTANHSHLRETDPAVAEAIAGEERRQESNLEMIASENHVSEAVMEAQGSVMTNKYAEGYPGERYYGGCEHMDTVENLAIERAKELYGAEHVNVQPHSGTQANMGVYFAALEPGDRILSLDLNHGGHLSHGHHVNFSGQLYEVEQYGVDPDTGYIDYDEVAAQAADFDPDMIVSGSSAYPREFDFERLGAIADDVGADHLADIAHVTGLVAAGVHVNPVGDADFVTGSTHKTIRAGRGGMIMTTEEHAEAVDKAIFPGGQGGPLMHNIAGKAVGFGEALDPAFTEYAERVVANAKTLADVFRSAGITPVSGGTDKHLLLLDLRDSHPDLTGEDAEDALDDVGITVNKNTVPGETRSPFVTSGIRVGTPALTTRGFDEAAMETVGELIVERLNHPDDPDVASEVRDEVDRLCAEFPVYE, encoded by the coding sequence GTGACAGCGAACCACTCGCACCTGCGGGAGACCGACCCGGCGGTCGCGGAGGCCATCGCCGGCGAGGAGCGCAGACAGGAGAGCAACCTCGAGATGATCGCGTCGGAGAACCACGTCTCCGAGGCGGTGATGGAGGCCCAGGGGAGCGTCATGACGAACAAGTACGCGGAGGGCTACCCCGGGGAACGGTACTACGGCGGCTGCGAGCACATGGACACCGTCGAGAACCTCGCCATCGAGCGGGCGAAAGAGCTCTACGGCGCCGAACACGTCAACGTCCAGCCCCACAGCGGGACGCAGGCGAACATGGGCGTCTACTTCGCGGCCCTGGAGCCGGGCGACCGCATCCTCTCGCTCGATTTGAACCACGGCGGCCACCTCAGCCACGGCCACCACGTCAACTTCTCCGGACAGCTCTACGAGGTCGAACAGTACGGCGTCGACCCGGATACGGGCTACATCGACTACGACGAGGTGGCGGCACAGGCCGCCGATTTCGACCCGGACATGATCGTCAGCGGGTCCTCGGCGTACCCCCGCGAGTTCGACTTCGAGCGGCTCGGCGCCATCGCCGACGACGTCGGGGCCGACCACCTCGCCGACATCGCCCACGTCACCGGGTTGGTGGCGGCAGGCGTCCACGTCAACCCCGTCGGGGACGCCGACTTCGTCACCGGCAGCACGCACAAGACCATCCGCGCCGGCCGCGGCGGGATGATCATGACGACCGAGGAACACGCCGAGGCGGTGGACAAGGCCATCTTCCCCGGCGGACAGGGCGGGCCGCTGATGCACAACATCGCGGGCAAGGCGGTGGGCTTCGGCGAGGCGCTCGACCCCGCGTTCACCGAGTACGCCGAGCGGGTCGTCGCGAACGCGAAGACGCTCGCCGACGTGTTCCGGTCGGCGGGGATCACGCCCGTCTCGGGCGGCACGGACAAGCACCTGCTCCTCCTGGACCTGCGGGACTCCCACCCCGACCTGACCGGCGAGGACGCCGAGGACGCCCTCGACGACGTGGGAATCACGGTCAACAAGAACACGGTGCCGGGCGAGACGCGGTCGCCCTTCGTCACCAGCGGCATCCGGGTGGGAACGCCGGCGCTCACCACCCGCGGCTTCGACGAGGCGGCGATGGAGACGGTGGGCGAACTCATCGTCGAGCGGTTGAACCACCCGGACGACCCGGACGTGGCGAGCGAGGTGCGAGACGAGGTCGACCGGCTCTGTGCCGAGTTCCCGGTCTACGAGTAG
- the gcvPB gene encoding aminomethyl-transferring glycine dehydrogenase subunit GcvPB: protein MSQEQHERPEGAADDADGESEAPHQQARWYDGDRYEPLLNEKSTDTVAVESSLPDDLTRDELTLPDLAEPEVTRHYTRLSQMNYGIDSGPIPLGSCTMKYNPAFTEDVAAHPGNRVHPLRSDDDKQGILRLLYELQETLATVGGMDAVTLQPPAGAAGEFTGIQVAKAYHEANGEGERSEVIVPESAHGTNFASAAMAGYDVVELPSNEDGRVEVSALEAAAGEETALLMLTNPNTLGLFERDIAEIAEIVHDAGGLLYYDGANLNSLLGKARPGDMGFDIMHFNLHKTFATPHGGGGPGQGPIGVNADLAPFLPTPQVREVDGDYEAYEPEHSIGRVHEFTGNWLVLVKAYAYILRHGDAGLERISETAVLNANYLAERIEYEVPYGPFHHEFVASADEDAADVAKAMLDQGVHPPTTKWPEIVDEALMTEPTETESKARLDDLAAAFDAVAATDPEDLAATPTETTARRIDQADAARNPRLSWHALE from the coding sequence ATGAGCCAAGAACAGCACGAACGTCCCGAGGGAGCGGCCGACGACGCCGACGGGGAGAGCGAGGCCCCCCACCAGCAGGCGCGGTGGTACGACGGCGACCGGTACGAACCGCTGTTGAACGAGAAGAGTACCGACACGGTCGCCGTCGAGTCGTCGCTGCCGGACGACCTGACGCGGGACGAGTTGACGCTGCCGGACCTCGCGGAACCGGAGGTGACGCGCCACTACACCCGGCTCTCGCAGATGAACTACGGCATCGACTCCGGGCCCATCCCGCTGGGGTCGTGTACGATGAAGTACAACCCCGCGTTCACGGAGGACGTGGCGGCCCACCCGGGCAACCGGGTCCACCCCCTGCGTAGCGACGACGACAAGCAAGGGATCCTGCGCCTGCTGTACGAACTGCAGGAGACGCTGGCGACGGTCGGCGGGATGGACGCGGTGACGCTCCAGCCGCCGGCGGGCGCGGCCGGCGAGTTCACGGGCATCCAGGTGGCAAAGGCCTACCACGAGGCCAACGGCGAGGGCGAGCGAAGCGAGGTGATCGTCCCCGAGTCGGCTCACGGGACCAACTTCGCGAGCGCGGCGATGGCCGGTTACGACGTGGTGGAACTGCCGTCCAACGAGGACGGCCGGGTCGAGGTCTCGGCCCTGGAGGCGGCCGCGGGCGAGGAGACGGCGCTGCTGATGCTCACCAACCCCAACACGCTGGGGCTGTTCGAGCGCGACATCGCCGAGATCGCGGAGATCGTCCACGACGCGGGCGGTCTGCTCTACTACGACGGCGCGAACCTCAACTCCCTGCTCGGGAAGGCCCGTCCCGGCGACATGGGCTTCGACATCATGCATTTCAACCTGCACAAGACGTTCGCGACGCCCCACGGGGGCGGCGGGCCGGGGCAGGGACCCATCGGCGTGAACGCCGACCTCGCCCCCTTCCTCCCCACGCCACAGGTGCGGGAAGTCGACGGCGACTACGAGGCCTACGAACCCGAACACAGCATCGGCCGGGTCCACGAGTTCACGGGCAACTGGCTGGTGCTCGTGAAGGCGTACGCCTACATCCTCCGGCACGGGGACGCGGGGCTGGAGCGGATCAGCGAGACGGCGGTCCTGAACGCCAACTACCTCGCCGAGCGGATCGAGTACGAGGTGCCCTACGGCCCGTTCCACCACGAGTTCGTCGCGAGCGCTGACGAGGACGCCGCGGACGTGGCGAAGGCGATGCTCGATCAGGGCGTCCATCCGCCGACGACGAAGTGGCCCGAAATCGTCGACGAGGCGCTGATGACGGAGCCGACGGAGACGGAGTCGAAGGCGCGACTGGACGACCTGGCGGCGGCGTTCGACGCCGTCGCGGCGACGGATCCCGAGGACCTGGCGGCGACGCCGACGGAGACGACCGCCCGCCGGATCGACCAGGCGGACGCGGCCCGGAACCCGCGGCTGTCGTGGCACGCGCTGGAATAG
- the gcvPA gene encoding aminomethyl-transferring glycine dehydrogenase subunit GcvPA, with protein MPYVTHSEAERSEMLDAVGVSDPDELFDIPDPVRFDGDYGIEAHSERETRAAVEGILEESADLTEFLGGGHYEHYVPSVVDHLSLRGEFLTSYTQYQPEVTQGFLQALFEFQSLVVELTGLGVANCSMYDRSTALGEAVLLADRVRATDGDTVLVPADLPDRVRSVLENYTDGPGITVESYPTSGGTVDVDGLAERIDGDTSMVYAATPNARGVLEPDLAAVGDLADDNDALFCVGSDAVALALLEPPAAYGADVVVGDAGVLGLPTTYGMGLGLFACREDFLRQVPGRLVGAGEDTAGNRAYTLTLQTREQHIRRERATSNICTNQAWLALRAAIHAAWLGPDGLVDLAEESVTGVAEACERIDALDGFEAPVYDGHHFREALVDTAAPAADVVDHCRHAGLAVRTVEDAGEERLAVCVTDANRDRVDDLLDALAGYGGGA; from the coding sequence ATGCCGTACGTGACTCACTCCGAGGCGGAGCGGTCGGAGATGCTCGACGCGGTCGGGGTATCCGATCCCGACGAACTGTTCGACATCCCCGACCCCGTCCGGTTCGACGGCGACTACGGGATCGAAGCACACTCGGAGCGGGAGACGCGGGCGGCCGTCGAGGGGATCCTCGAGGAGTCGGCCGACCTCACCGAGTTCCTCGGCGGTGGACATTACGAACACTACGTCCCGTCGGTGGTCGATCACCTCTCCCTCCGGGGGGAGTTCCTGACCAGTTACACCCAGTACCAGCCCGAGGTCACCCAGGGCTTCCTGCAGGCGCTCTTCGAGTTCCAGTCGCTCGTCGTCGAGTTGACGGGCCTCGGCGTCGCCAACTGTTCGATGTACGACCGCTCGACGGCGCTCGGCGAGGCGGTGTTGCTCGCCGACCGCGTCCGGGCGACGGACGGCGACACGGTGCTGGTGCCCGCGGATCTGCCCGACCGGGTTCGGTCGGTGCTGGAGAACTACACCGACGGCCCGGGGATCACGGTCGAATCCTACCCGACGAGCGGGGGAACGGTCGACGTGGACGGCCTCGCGGAGCGGATCGACGGGGACACCTCGATGGTGTACGCCGCGACGCCGAACGCACGGGGCGTCCTCGAACCGGACCTGGCCGCCGTCGGTGACCTCGCCGACGACAACGACGCGCTGTTCTGTGTGGGCTCGGACGCGGTCGCCCTCGCGCTCCTCGAACCGCCGGCGGCGTACGGCGCCGACGTGGTGGTCGGCGACGCTGGCGTCCTCGGCCTGCCGACGACCTACGGCATGGGACTCGGCCTGTTCGCGTGTCGCGAGGACTTCCTCCGGCAGGTGCCGGGCCGTCTCGTCGGCGCGGGCGAGGACACGGCGGGCAACCGGGCGTACACGCTGACCCTCCAGACCCGCGAACAGCACATCCGGCGGGAGCGGGCCACCTCGAACATCTGCACCAACCAGGCGTGGCTGGCGCTCCGGGCGGCCATCCACGCGGCGTGGCTCGGCCCCGACGGCCTGGTCGACCTCGCCGAGGAGTCCGTGACGGGGGTCGCGGAGGCCTGCGAGCGGATCGACGCCCTCGACGGGTTCGAGGCGCCGGTCTACGACGGCCACCACTTCCGGGAGGCGCTGGTCGACACGGCGGCGCCGGCGGCGGACGTGGTCGATCACTGCCGGCACGCGGGGCTGGCCGTCCGGACCGTCGAGGACGCGGGCGAGGAACGGCTGGCGGTCTGTGTGACCGACGCCAACCGCGACCGGGTGGACGACCTGCTCGACGCACTCGCGGGCTACGGGGGTGGCGCATGA
- the ilvA gene encoding threonine ammonia-lyase — protein sequence MTVTLADIEAARERFDDPAIVRQTPIETNRSLSEMSGADVHLKMEHLQRTGSFKTRGAYNKLKGEAESGSDKHVVAASAGNHAQGVALAATTVGLDSTIVMPENAPQAKVDATRSYGATVELHGANFGEAMSHARAMGEEPGNLFVHAYDDPAIVAGQGTLGLEINEQVPDADTVIVPIGGGGLIGGISTALKALDDDVRVIGVQAELAATVPDSLQKGVPVDEESPKTIADGIATGSVSALTLGLIEEHVDRVVTVSDDDIARSILVVLERSKQLVEGAGAASVAALLSDDVDVEGETVVPLLCGGNIDMSMLQTVLTHALTDRSQLLRLRIRIRDQPGEMGRISGIIGDRGANIRTVRHDRAVGDLEVGDAYLVFQVVTSGEGHAKNVMGAIEDAGYEVERVN from the coding sequence ATGACAGTCACACTCGCGGACATCGAGGCCGCTCGGGAACGGTTCGACGACCCCGCCATCGTCAGACAGACGCCGATCGAGACGAACCGCTCGCTCTCCGAGATGTCGGGCGCGGACGTCCACCTGAAGATGGAACACCTCCAGCGGACGGGGTCGTTCAAGACGCGGGGGGCGTACAACAAACTGAAGGGGGAGGCCGAGTCGGGGAGCGACAAGCACGTCGTCGCGGCGAGCGCGGGGAACCACGCTCAGGGGGTGGCGCTGGCGGCGACGACGGTGGGGCTCGACTCGACCATCGTGATGCCGGAGAACGCGCCGCAGGCGAAGGTGGACGCGACCCGGAGCTACGGGGCGACGGTCGAACTCCACGGCGCGAACTTCGGCGAGGCGATGTCCCACGCCCGGGCGATGGGCGAGGAGCCGGGGAACCTGTTCGTCCACGCGTACGACGACCCGGCCATCGTCGCCGGACAGGGGACGCTCGGCCTGGAGATCAACGAACAGGTGCCGGACGCCGACACGGTCATCGTCCCCATCGGCGGCGGGGGACTGATCGGCGGCATCAGCACGGCGCTGAAGGCGCTCGACGACGACGTGCGGGTGATCGGCGTCCAGGCGGAGCTGGCGGCGACGGTGCCCGACAGCCTCCAGAAGGGGGTCCCCGTCGACGAGGAGTCGCCGAAGACCATCGCCGACGGCATCGCCACGGGGAGCGTCTCGGCGTTGACCCTCGGCCTCATCGAGGAGCACGTCGACCGGGTGGTGACGGTGAGCGACGACGACATCGCCCGTAGCATCCTCGTCGTGCTGGAGCGGTCGAAACAGTTGGTCGAGGGGGCGGGCGCGGCGTCGGTCGCGGCGCTGTTGAGCGACGACGTGGACGTCGAGGGCGAGACGGTCGTGCCCCTGCTCTGTGGGGGCAACATCGACATGTCGATGCTCCAGACGGTGTTGACACACGCCCTGACGGACCGGAGTCAGCTGCTCCGCCTGCGGATCCGCATCCGGGATCAGCCCGGCGAGATGGGGCGGATCTCGGGCATCATCGGCGACCGGGGCGCGAACATCCGGACGGTGCGTCACGACCGGGCCGTCGGCGACCTGGAGGTGGGCGACGCCTACCTCGTCTTCCAGGTGGTCACGAGCGGCGAGGGCCACGCCAAGAACGTGATGGGCGCCATCGAGGACGCGGGCTACGAAGTCGAGCGCGTGAACTGA